A window from Malania oleifera isolate guangnan ecotype guangnan chromosome 7, ASM2987363v1, whole genome shotgun sequence encodes these proteins:
- the LOC131160143 gene encoding glucan endo-1,3-beta-glucosidase 2-like isoform X3, protein MAPLLLLMLLAVFAAVTSEDPFIGVNIGTELSDMPNPTQVVLLLKRQQIRHVRLFDVDHGLLTALAKSGIQVIVSIPNDQLMGIGLSNSTAANWVSRNILAYYPDTNITAISVGSEVFTALPNAATVLVNALNFIQSALVASNLDGQIKVSTPIPSSIILDSFPPSQAFFNSSWKPVLVPMLKYLQSTGSFLMFNVYPYYDYMLLNGTISIDYALIEPLPSNKEAVDTNTLLRYSNLFDAMIDAVYFAMADLNFTNIPVVVTETGWPSKGDSSEPDATPDNAKTYNSNLIKHVMNKEGTPKHPGLVVNTFIYELYNEDNKPGQVSERNWGLFDANGEPVYILQVGPASGKSNGTANQTYCTAKEGADPKMLQAGLDWACGPGKVNCSTLLQGGQCYEPDNVAAHASYAFNAYYRKEGMTPDACNFKGVAAITTSDPSHGSCAFQGSGGRNGTIFSVNGTVPSMNSTSSSPPHSFYGSASATATAVTLITLLWSAICL, encoded by the exons ATGGCGCCTCTGCTCCTTCTTATGCTTTTAGCAGTGTTTGCGGCTGTTACCTCCGAAG ATCCATTCATTGGGGTGAACATAGGGACAGAACTCTCTGACATGCCCAACCCTACTCAAGTAGTACTCCTTCTCAAACGCCAGCAAATACGACATGTGCGACTGTTCGATGTCGACCATGGCTTGCTCACTGCACTCGCCAAGTCGGGCATTCAAGTCATAGTTTCTATCCCCAATGACCAGCTCATGGGAATTGGGCTATCAAATTCCACTGCGGCTAACTGGGTTTCCCGCAATATCCTAGCATACTACCCAGACACAAATATCACAGCCATTTCAGTGGGTTCTGAGGTTTTCACCGCTCTCCCTAATGCAGCAACTGTCCTTGTCAATGCTCTCAACTTCATTCAGTCGGCCCTAGTGGCATCCAATCTTGATGGGCAGATCAAAGTTTCAACACCCATTCCTTCCTCCATTATTCTTGATTCGTTCCCACCTTCCCAAGCTTTCTTTAACAGCTCATGGAAACCAGTTTTGGTTCCCATGCTCAAATACTTACAGTCAACCGGCTCGTTTCTCATGTTCAATGTATATCCTTACTATGATTACATGCTATTGAATGGCACTATTAGTATAGATTATGCACTGATCGAGCCCCTTCCCTCTAACAAAGAAGCTGTAGATACTAACACCCTACTCCGTTATTCCAATCTCTTTGATGCAATGATAGATGCAGTTTACTTTGCCATGGCTGACTTGAACTTCACTAACATTCCCGTTGTAGTCACCGAGACAGGGTGGCCATCAAAGGGCGATTCTAGTGAGCCGGATGCCACTCCAGACAATGCAAAAACTTACAACAGCAATTTGATCAAGCACGTGATGAACAAAGAAGGTACCCCCAAGCATCCGGGGCTTGTAGTGAACACCTTCATTTATGAACTGTATAATGAGGATAATAAACCTGGGCAAGTCTCAGAAAGGAACTGGGGGCTGTTTGATGCAAATGGGGAGCCTGTGTACATCTTGCAAGTTGGGCCTGCTTCAGGGAAATCGAATGGTACTGCAAATCAGACTTACTGCACTGCAAAGGAGGGCGCTGATCCAAAGATGCTGCAGGCTGGTTTGGATTGGGCTTGTGGGCCAGGCAAGGTGAATTGTTCGACTCTGTTGCAGGGTGGACAATGCTATGAACCAGACAATGTGGCTGCACATGCATCTTATGCTTTTAATGCTTATTACCGCAAGGAGGGGATGACTCCAGATGCTTGCAACTTCAAGGGGGTGGCTGCAATCACCACATCAGATCCAA GCCATGGTTCCTGTGCGTTTCAAGGAAG TGGTGGCAGGAATGGGACCATATTCAGTGTAAATGGTACAGTCCCTTCCATGAACTCGACAAGTTCATCCCCACCCCACAGTTTTTATGGTAGCGCATCGGCAACAGCAACTGCAGTAACATTAATCACTCTGCTCTGGAGTGCAATTTGCTTATAA
- the LOC131160143 gene encoding glucan endo-1,3-beta-glucosidase 2-like isoform X2, with amino-acid sequence MSNTLFYEPKCRCFLSRPIYCHASMFAVKNQSMAPLLLLMLLAVFAAVTSEDPFIGVNIGTELSDMPNPTQVVLLLKRQQIRHVRLFDVDHGLLTALAKSGIQVIVSIPNDQLMGIGLSNSTAANWVSRNILAYYPDTNITAISVGSEVFTALPNAATVLVNALNFIQSALVASNLDGQIKVSTPIPSSIILDSFPPSQAFFNSSWKPVLVPMLKYLQSTGSFLMFNVYPYYDYMLLNGTISIDYALIEPLPSNKEAVDTNTLLRYSNLFDAMIDAVYFAMADLNFTNIPVVVTETGWPSKGDSSEPDATPDNAKTYNSNLIKHVMNKEGTPKHPGLVVNTFIYELYNEDNKPGQVSERNWGLFDANGEPVYILQVGPASGKSNGTANQTYCTAKEGADPKMLQAGLDWACGPGKVNCSTLLQGGQCYEPDNVAAHASYAFNAYYRKEGMTPDACNFKGVAAITTSDPSHGSCAFQGSGGRNGTIFSVNGTVPSMNSTSSSPPHSFYGSASATATAVTLITLLWSAICL; translated from the exons ATGTCCAACACGCTTTTCTATGAACCAAAATGCAGATGTTTTCTCAGCCGTCCGATCTACTGCCACGCTTCTATG TTTGCAGTGAAGAATCAGTCTATGGCGCCTCTGCTCCTTCTTATGCTTTTAGCAGTGTTTGCGGCTGTTACCTCCGAAG ATCCATTCATTGGGGTGAACATAGGGACAGAACTCTCTGACATGCCCAACCCTACTCAAGTAGTACTCCTTCTCAAACGCCAGCAAATACGACATGTGCGACTGTTCGATGTCGACCATGGCTTGCTCACTGCACTCGCCAAGTCGGGCATTCAAGTCATAGTTTCTATCCCCAATGACCAGCTCATGGGAATTGGGCTATCAAATTCCACTGCGGCTAACTGGGTTTCCCGCAATATCCTAGCATACTACCCAGACACAAATATCACAGCCATTTCAGTGGGTTCTGAGGTTTTCACCGCTCTCCCTAATGCAGCAACTGTCCTTGTCAATGCTCTCAACTTCATTCAGTCGGCCCTAGTGGCATCCAATCTTGATGGGCAGATCAAAGTTTCAACACCCATTCCTTCCTCCATTATTCTTGATTCGTTCCCACCTTCCCAAGCTTTCTTTAACAGCTCATGGAAACCAGTTTTGGTTCCCATGCTCAAATACTTACAGTCAACCGGCTCGTTTCTCATGTTCAATGTATATCCTTACTATGATTACATGCTATTGAATGGCACTATTAGTATAGATTATGCACTGATCGAGCCCCTTCCCTCTAACAAAGAAGCTGTAGATACTAACACCCTACTCCGTTATTCCAATCTCTTTGATGCAATGATAGATGCAGTTTACTTTGCCATGGCTGACTTGAACTTCACTAACATTCCCGTTGTAGTCACCGAGACAGGGTGGCCATCAAAGGGCGATTCTAGTGAGCCGGATGCCACTCCAGACAATGCAAAAACTTACAACAGCAATTTGATCAAGCACGTGATGAACAAAGAAGGTACCCCCAAGCATCCGGGGCTTGTAGTGAACACCTTCATTTATGAACTGTATAATGAGGATAATAAACCTGGGCAAGTCTCAGAAAGGAACTGGGGGCTGTTTGATGCAAATGGGGAGCCTGTGTACATCTTGCAAGTTGGGCCTGCTTCAGGGAAATCGAATGGTACTGCAAATCAGACTTACTGCACTGCAAAGGAGGGCGCTGATCCAAAGATGCTGCAGGCTGGTTTGGATTGGGCTTGTGGGCCAGGCAAGGTGAATTGTTCGACTCTGTTGCAGGGTGGACAATGCTATGAACCAGACAATGTGGCTGCACATGCATCTTATGCTTTTAATGCTTATTACCGCAAGGAGGGGATGACTCCAGATGCTTGCAACTTCAAGGGGGTGGCTGCAATCACCACATCAGATCCAA GCCATGGTTCCTGTGCGTTTCAAGGAAG TGGTGGCAGGAATGGGACCATATTCAGTGTAAATGGTACAGTCCCTTCCATGAACTCGACAAGTTCATCCCCACCCCACAGTTTTTATGGTAGCGCATCGGCAACAGCAACTGCAGTAACATTAATCACTCTGCTCTGGAGTGCAATTTGCTTATAA
- the LOC131160143 gene encoding glucan endo-1,3-beta-glucosidase 2-like isoform X1 — protein sequence MLFFSLIPQLSHLLLPNTNPSSISLSLSLALSLSLSFAVKNQSMAPLLLLMLLAVFAAVTSEDPFIGVNIGTELSDMPNPTQVVLLLKRQQIRHVRLFDVDHGLLTALAKSGIQVIVSIPNDQLMGIGLSNSTAANWVSRNILAYYPDTNITAISVGSEVFTALPNAATVLVNALNFIQSALVASNLDGQIKVSTPIPSSIILDSFPPSQAFFNSSWKPVLVPMLKYLQSTGSFLMFNVYPYYDYMLLNGTISIDYALIEPLPSNKEAVDTNTLLRYSNLFDAMIDAVYFAMADLNFTNIPVVVTETGWPSKGDSSEPDATPDNAKTYNSNLIKHVMNKEGTPKHPGLVVNTFIYELYNEDNKPGQVSERNWGLFDANGEPVYILQVGPASGKSNGTANQTYCTAKEGADPKMLQAGLDWACGPGKVNCSTLLQGGQCYEPDNVAAHASYAFNAYYRKEGMTPDACNFKGVAAITTSDPSHGSCAFQGSGGRNGTIFSVNGTVPSMNSTSSSPPHSFYGSASATATAVTLITLLWSAICL from the exons ATGTTATTCTTTTCTTTGATACCCCAACTCTCTCATTTACTATTACCAAATACCAACCCTTCAAgcatctctctgtctctctctctcgctctctctctctctctctct TTTGCAGTGAAGAATCAGTCTATGGCGCCTCTGCTCCTTCTTATGCTTTTAGCAGTGTTTGCGGCTGTTACCTCCGAAG ATCCATTCATTGGGGTGAACATAGGGACAGAACTCTCTGACATGCCCAACCCTACTCAAGTAGTACTCCTTCTCAAACGCCAGCAAATACGACATGTGCGACTGTTCGATGTCGACCATGGCTTGCTCACTGCACTCGCCAAGTCGGGCATTCAAGTCATAGTTTCTATCCCCAATGACCAGCTCATGGGAATTGGGCTATCAAATTCCACTGCGGCTAACTGGGTTTCCCGCAATATCCTAGCATACTACCCAGACACAAATATCACAGCCATTTCAGTGGGTTCTGAGGTTTTCACCGCTCTCCCTAATGCAGCAACTGTCCTTGTCAATGCTCTCAACTTCATTCAGTCGGCCCTAGTGGCATCCAATCTTGATGGGCAGATCAAAGTTTCAACACCCATTCCTTCCTCCATTATTCTTGATTCGTTCCCACCTTCCCAAGCTTTCTTTAACAGCTCATGGAAACCAGTTTTGGTTCCCATGCTCAAATACTTACAGTCAACCGGCTCGTTTCTCATGTTCAATGTATATCCTTACTATGATTACATGCTATTGAATGGCACTATTAGTATAGATTATGCACTGATCGAGCCCCTTCCCTCTAACAAAGAAGCTGTAGATACTAACACCCTACTCCGTTATTCCAATCTCTTTGATGCAATGATAGATGCAGTTTACTTTGCCATGGCTGACTTGAACTTCACTAACATTCCCGTTGTAGTCACCGAGACAGGGTGGCCATCAAAGGGCGATTCTAGTGAGCCGGATGCCACTCCAGACAATGCAAAAACTTACAACAGCAATTTGATCAAGCACGTGATGAACAAAGAAGGTACCCCCAAGCATCCGGGGCTTGTAGTGAACACCTTCATTTATGAACTGTATAATGAGGATAATAAACCTGGGCAAGTCTCAGAAAGGAACTGGGGGCTGTTTGATGCAAATGGGGAGCCTGTGTACATCTTGCAAGTTGGGCCTGCTTCAGGGAAATCGAATGGTACTGCAAATCAGACTTACTGCACTGCAAAGGAGGGCGCTGATCCAAAGATGCTGCAGGCTGGTTTGGATTGGGCTTGTGGGCCAGGCAAGGTGAATTGTTCGACTCTGTTGCAGGGTGGACAATGCTATGAACCAGACAATGTGGCTGCACATGCATCTTATGCTTTTAATGCTTATTACCGCAAGGAGGGGATGACTCCAGATGCTTGCAACTTCAAGGGGGTGGCTGCAATCACCACATCAGATCCAA GCCATGGTTCCTGTGCGTTTCAAGGAAG TGGTGGCAGGAATGGGACCATATTCAGTGTAAATGGTACAGTCCCTTCCATGAACTCGACAAGTTCATCCCCACCCCACAGTTTTTATGGTAGCGCATCGGCAACAGCAACTGCAGTAACATTAATCACTCTGCTCTGGAGTGCAATTTGCTTATAA